A part of Sander vitreus isolate 19-12246 chromosome 8, sanVit1, whole genome shotgun sequence genomic DNA contains:
- the scamp2 gene encoding secretory carrier-associated membrane protein 2 — MSGFDSNPFAEPASDNPFNDPSVTQVTTSNIEPVDQYNPFPAHPTDNLASHTTPASTAPYQPAVLQPSTEPSPQATAAAAQANLLRQQEELERKAAELDRREQEIQSRGPTGKENNWPPLPKSFPIKPCFYQDFSEEIPPESQRVCKMIYYLWMFNCVTLFLNLLACLAFFITDASYGVDFGLSILWLILFAPCSFLCWYRPIYKAFKTDSSFSFFFFFFVFFCQVVIFIIQSVGIPKWGNSGWIAAFTAMSVNKAVGAIMMIVAILFTICAVLSVILLKMVHGIYRRTGASFQMAQQEFSQGVFTSRTFQTAAAGAASSAAQGAFQRN, encoded by the exons ATGTCGGGATTTGATAGCAACCCGTTCGCAGAGCCTGCCAGCGACAACCCTTTcaat GACCCTTCGGTCACACAAGTGACCACCTCCAACATAGAGCCAGTTGACCAGTACAACCCTTTCCCTGCCCATCCCACA gacAACCTAGCTTCTCATACCACTCCAGCCTCCACCGCTCCCTACCAGCCTGCTGTGTTACAGCCGTCTACCGAGCCCAGTCCGCAG gcgactgctgctgcagctcagGCCAATCTGCTGAGGCAGCAGGAAGAGCTGGAGAGAAAAGCTGCCGAGCTGGACCGCAGAGAGCAGGAGATACAGAGCAGAGGCCCGACAG GTAAAGAGAACAACTGGCCTCCACTTCCTAAGAGCTTCCCAATCAAACCATGTTTCTATCAGGACTTCTCAGAAGAAATCCCCCCAGAGTCCCAGAGAGTCTGCAAGATGATATACTATCTCTGGATGT TTAACTGTGTGACTCTGTTCCTCAACCTGCTGGCCTGTTTGGCCTTCTTCATCACTGATGCGTCCTATGGCGTGGATTTTGGTCTCTCCATTCTCTGGCTCATCCTCTTTGCTCCCTGCTCCTTCCTCTGCTGGTACCGGCCCATCTACAAGGCCTTCAA gACTGACAGCTccttcagcttcttcttcttcttctttgtgtttttctgccaAGTGGTGATCTTCATCATCCAGTCTGTAGGCATCCCCAAGTGGGGCAACAG TGGTTGGATCGCTGCCTTCACTGCCATGAGTGTAAACAAAGCAGTGGGAGCCATCATGATGATAGTGGCCATCCTCTTCACCATCTGCGCTGTGCTGTCAGTCATCCTGCTGAAGATG GTCCACGGCATATACCGCCGGACCGGGGCCAGTTTCCAGATGGCGCAGCAGGAATTCTCACAGGGCGTCTTCACCAGTAGAACCTTCCaaacagctgctgctggagcagcATCCTCAGCTGCACAGGGAGCCTTCCAGAGAAACTAA
- the mpi gene encoding mannose-6-phosphate isomerase: MEEVRVFPLTCVVQNYAWGKVGLDSEVAKLVVGGDPVAVVADGKPYAELWMGAHPKGDAQIKDNRIAQTTLGQWIAHFPACLGSKVKDTFQGQLPFLFKVLSVNTALSIQAHPNRELAARLHAQFPEHYPDNNHKPEMAIALTRFQGLCGFRPVEEILGFLKSVPEFHALVGNEAAGELLCSMGDAVHTSQVLKKCFTRMMNCEKKVFVDQLNMLVKRVTEEGAAGKDTSSSNGDMLLRLHSQYPGDIGCFSIYFLNHIVLDPGQAMFLGANEPHAYLYGDCIECMACSDNTVRAGLTPKYIDVNTLCEMLNYSPAPASSKIFPCVQDASDPCVSLYDPPVPDFTVMRIQVPASVKQYTVAPVDSASILLVIEGDATATSAAALSDVTLRRGTVLFVSANESVSLHITSQSGMNMFRACCLL; encoded by the exons ATGGAAGAAGTGAGAG tgtttcctctgaCCTGTGTCGTGCAAAATTATGCGTGGGGGAAGGTCGGGCTGGATAGTGAAGTGGCCAAACTCGTGGTTGGTGGAGACCCAGTAGCTGTTGTAGCGGATGGCAAGCCATATGCAGAG CTGTGGATGGGTGCCCACCCAAAAGGTGATGCCCAGATTAAAGACAACAGGATCGCGCAGACCACTCTGGGCCAGTGGATCGCCCACTTCCCCGCCTGCCTGGGCTCCAAAGTCAAAGACACCTTCCAGGGCCAGCTGCCCTTCCTCTTCAAAGTCCTCTCTGTCAACACAGCATTGTCCATACAGGCCCACCCCAACAGA GAGTTAGCTGCTCGTCTCCATGCTCAGTTTCCGGAGCACTATCCAGACAACAACCACAAGCCGGAGATGGCCATTGCTCTCACCCGCTTTCAGGGCCTCTGTGGCTTCAGACCAGTGGAGGAGATCCTGGGATTTCTTAAAT CTGTCCCAGAGTTCCATGCTCTGGTGGGAAATGAGGCAGCAGGGGAGCTGCTGTGCAGCATGGGAGATGCGGTTCATACGAGCCAGGTGCTGAAGAAGTGCTTCACCAGGATGATGAACTGTGAGAAGAAGGTGTTCGTAGATCAGCTCAACATGCTGGTCAAGAGAGTCACAGAAGAGG GTGCAGCAGGGAAGGACACATCAAGCAGCAACGGGGATATGCTGCTCCGTCTCCACTCCCAGTATCCCGGAGACATCGGCTGCTTCTCCATCTACTTCCTCAACCACATTGTCCTGGATCCTGGCCAGGCCATGTTTCTGGGAGCCAACGAGCCTCACGCTTACCTTTACGGAG ACTGTATTGAGTGTATGGCCTGTTCAGACAACACGGTGAGGGCCGGTCTGACACCGAAATACATTGATGTCAACACGCTGTGTGAGATGCTGAACTACAGCCCAGCCCCCGCCAGCTCCAAAATCTTCCCATGTGTCCAGGACGCTTCAGATCCCTGCGTGTCCCTGTACGACCCCCCAGTGCCAGACTTTACTGTCATGAGAATACAG GTCCCAGCCTCGGTGAAGCAGTACACTGTGGCTCCGGTCGACAGCGCCAGCATCCTCCTGGTCATCGAAGGCGACGCCACGGCAACTTCTGCTGCCGCTCTCTCTGACGTCACGCTGAGGCGGGGCACCGTCCTGTTT